In the genome of Deltaproteobacteria bacterium, the window ATGGCGAGACCGAGGTCGAAGGGGCGAGCGCGATGGCGCGGGGGGTGTCGGTCGAGGGCATTCGGCGCGCGTTCGAGGCGATCGCGGCGACGGGCGCGGACGTCGTGTTGGTCGAGGGGGCGGGAGGGCTCCGGGTCCCCGTCACCGAGGAGCACGACATGGCGGACCTCGCTCTTGCGCTCGGGCTGCCCGTTTTGGTGGTCGCACGCGATGGGTTGGGGACGATCAATCACACGGCGCTCACGGTGGATGCGGCGCGGGCGCGGGGGCTCGAGCTCGCGGGCGTCGTGCTCAACGGCGTGCTGCCCGGGACCGACCCGTTGGCAGTGGACAGTAACGCGGCCGAAATCGAGCGTCTGACGGGCTGTCCCGTACTCGGGATTCGATCGCACGGCGGGGCGTGGCGGCGCCCCTTTCGCTGGCCACAGGAATAGGCGGCTGTTGCGCAGAGGCGCCGGCTCCGGTCGCGATCGGCGGGCGATAGTCGGCGGACGCCCTCGCGCCCTGCCGTGCCGCCCGTGGACACGCGCCGGCGTGGGCTGCGGGCGCGCGCCGAACCTCGCCTCGCGACCTCGCTGGCGCGCCGATACGCAACAGCCACCGATGGGCAGGGCCACCGGCTGCGCTCCGGGTGGCGGACGGTTGCCGGCCGACGTCGTCGTGGGGCGTCGACCTGCTTCGCCGGTGAGCGAC includes:
- the bioD gene encoding dethiobiotin synthase, with the translated sequence MHWFVTGTDTGVGKTDVSVALLGHARSRGWRTAGMKPVETGCAWDGATWRGADAERLADAATERLPMEVVCPFRFALPAAPSVAARSRDGTWAGLDGETEVEGASAMARGVSVEGIRRAFEAIAATGADVVLVEGAGGLRVPVTEEHDMADLALALGLPVLVVARDGLGTINHTALTVDAARARGLELAGVVLNGVLPGTDPLAVDSNAAEIERLTGCPVLGIRSHGGAWRRPFRWPQE